Below is a window of Cryobacterium sp. PAMC25264 DNA.
CCCGGCCGTCAACTACGGGCCCGGTGACCCGCTCAAGGCGCACGCCGACGACGAACGGGTGGCGCTGTCCCAGATCACCGACTGTGAAGACGCCCTGCGCTCCTGGCTGACCGCGCCGATCGGCTGACCGTGACGCCCACCAGCGCCTCTCCGGCCCGGGTGCGCGCCCACACCGACCGGGCGCTGCCGGCGCGCTGGCGAGCCCGTTACCGGCTCGTGCCGTGGTGGCAGAAGGTCATCGTGATCTGGCTGCTCTCCCGGCCGGTGACCACCACGCTCGTGCTGGCGCTGGCGAGTGTGCAGGGACAGAACCCCTGGACGCCGGCGAAGCCCGGCTACACGGCGTTCGCCACCATGTGGGATGCGCTCTGGTACAACATCGTCGCCGTCGGTGGCTACCCGTCGGTGCTGCCGGTCACGGTGGACGGCCACGTGGGCGAGAACGCCTGGGCCTTCATGCCCGGCTACCCGGCGGTGGTGCGGTGCTCATGCTCGTCACCGGCGCGCCCTGGGCGTCCATGGCGGTTGTCGTGTCCGTTGCCTGCAGCCTGGGAACCGCGCTGCTGTTCTACCGCCTGATGCGCCGGGTGCAGCCGGAGTCGACGGCCCTGTTCACCGTGGTGCTGTTCTGTGTCGCCCCGCTGTCGCCCCTGCTGCAGTTCGGTTACGCCGAATCGATGCAGTTGCTGCTGCTCACCCTGGCCCTGCTCCTGGTGCTGCAACGCCGCTACCTGGTTCTCGTGCCCGTGATCGCGCTGATGGCACTGACCCGGCCGAGCGGCCTGGCGTTCGCCCTGTTCCTGGCCCTGCACGTGGGATACCGCTGGTACAGTCGGGCCAGGGACCCGTTCCCGGTGCGCGAAGCGGTGACGGCGTCATCCGTGGCCGTGTTCAGCTCTCTGATGGGCCTGGCCTGGCCGGCCATCGCCTGGGCCGTCACGGGCTCGCCGACCGCCTACACCGACACCGAACTGGCCTGGCGCTCCGCGTACATCGGCTACCAGGAGCTGGTGCCCTTCGCGGCCTGGTTCCAGAGCGGCGTGTGGTGGCTCGGCCAACCGCTGGGCATCGTCGTGGTGGTCGCCGTGATCCTCGGCTTCACGCTGCTGATGTTCACCCCCGCGGTGCGGAGCCTTGGCGTCGACCTGCGTCTGTGGGTGGTGTCCTACGCGCTCTACCTACTGGCCGTGTTCTTCCCGCAGTCGAGTGTCTTCAGGCTGCTGATGCCGATGTTCCCGCTGCTTGGCGCGCTCGCCCGGCCGCGCAGCATCGTGTACCGCGTTGTGGTCACACTGCTGCTCATTTGCGGCCAGTGGGGCTGGCTTCTGCTCTGCTGGGGCGTCGACGGGGCCGATTGGACACCGCCCTAATTACTGTCTGACGGCCGAATGGTCGATAATAGGACTACGACTACGAATGGAAGGGGAGTTCATGGCGGCCATGAAGCCACGGACCGGAGACGGGCCAATGGAGGCTGTAAAGGAGGGGCGCCTGATCATCGTGCGTGTACCGCTCGAAGGTGGAGGTCGACTCGTCGTCTCTGTGAACGACGCTGAAGCCAAGGAGCTTCACGATGCGCTCGCCGGTGTAGTCACCCCGGCCGTATAACAAGTTTCAACTGATCGGCTGTGCGGTTTTCCGCACAGCCGATTTTTCGTACCGTCAGTGGTTCCTGCCGCCAGAGGTCGGTTAGGCGCGTAGCTTGGTGATCTGCAGCAGCCCGTCGCCCACGGGGGAGAGTGCGCTGATGACGGCCTTCGACCCGGCGATCTCGTTGAGCAGGGTGCGGAAGCCCGTCGCGACCTCGTCTCGCTGAACGGGGTCGGCCACGCGGCCACGCCACAGGGCGTGCGCCACGAGCACGGTGCCGCCCGGGCGGGCCAGGCGCAGGCCGTGCTCGACGTATTCGATGACCGATTGCGGATCGGCGTCCACGAACACGATGTCGTAGGAGTTCTCGTTCATGCGGGGCAGCACCTCGGCGGCGCGGCCCGTGATCAGGCGCACCCGGTTTCCGGGGATCCCGGCCTCGTGGAAGTTCGCCTTCGCGTGCTGCAGGTGGTCGACCTCGATGTCGATCGAGGTGAGGGTGGCCCCTGGGGCGCCCGTGAGTAGCCAGATGCCGGACACACCGGCTCCGGTGCCCACCTCGAGGATGCTGCGGGCGCCGGTCGCGGCGGCGATGACAGCCGACTGCGCCCCCACCGAGGGGGCGATAGCGTCGATGCCGAGTTCGAGGGACTGCTGCCGGGCACGGGCCAGGGCGTCGCTCTCCACCACCGAGTCGTCGGCGAATTTCCAATTCAGATCTTTGTCAGACATTCCGCAACTCCAGTAGATGTATGGATCAAGACTACGGCCGCCTCACCCTCGGTGTGGGGATGCCTCGCCGGGGGGATATTCTGAGGTCATGTTTGGTCTGACGTTCGAGAAACTCCTGCTTATCGGGATCATCGCCGTCTTCCTGCTCGGTCCGGAGAAGCTGCCGCACTATGCCGCCCAGCTCGGCCGACTGGTGCGCCAGCTTCGCGACATGGCCAACGGCGCCAAAGACCGCATGAAAGACGAGATGGGCCCGGAGTTCGACGACGTCGACTGGAAGAAGCTCGACCCGCGCCAGTATGACCCACGCCGGATCATCCGGGAAGCGCTCACCGAAGACGAACCGGTCAAGCCGCAATCGGCCGTGATCTCCCGCACCGGCCCCAACCCGGACAGCGCGTACCTGCAACGCAAGCGCGCCAGGGAGGGTGCCCTGACCGGCCCGGCGCCGTTCGACTCCGAGGCCACCTAGCCGCTCCTGCCGCCCCGAACTGGGGTGCGGCCGGATCGTTCGCGCAGCTTAAACCAGAGGCGTGCGCGGCGTACCGCGGGGGAAGAGCGTGCCCCTGCCGGAGTGCGCAATCCTCGGGGGAGAGGTCGCACCATGCGCAGCACACGCAGTCGCCTGATACTTGTCGCCATCGTCGCAGGAACGGCCCTGCTCTCGGCCGGCGCCACCGCCTACGCCTCGGAGAGTCTGCACGCCGCCGAGGTCGGTGCCGCCCAGAATTCCGCACTCGGGTCCGCCGCCACAACGACGCCCACGCCTACCCCGACCCCGGCCGTGACGCCGACTGTGACGCCGACCCCCGTTGAGCTTGCGCAGCCGGAGACGCCCGTCGCTGCCGCACCCGACGTGGCCGTGCCCGAAGAGACCGACGCAGATGCATCCGCCGACGACGGGAATGTCGTCGAGGTGCGCACGCCCAACCCCGACGCCATTCCTGTGACCCGCGCCCAGCACGAGTACTTCTACGGGCTGGTCACCCAGTGCATGGCCGAGGCCGGATTCGAGTGGCACGCCGTGTGGCTCTCCGCAGACGACACTTTCGCAGGTGTGGACATGACCCGCGCCGGAGACCTCGATCCCGACCAACAGGCCGGCTTCACCCTCGCCATGAACGGCGATACCGGCGGCGGCGACTACTACCACTGGGCGGACGCCGGCTGCTGGGGCTACGCGGTGCACGTCACCGGCAACGACGGAAACAACTAGGCGTCGCCCATGTCCACACGAGGACGCCGTGTCCTCCTGCTGACCACGGTTGTGTCGGTCGCCGCGCTGTCGGTCGGCGTTGCGGCGTACTCGGCCGGCCGGGATGCCCCGGCCCCGAGCGCTGTGGCCGCCGGTGCCGGCCCGGCCAGCGCATCCGCGGGAACACCGGAGACCACCTCGCCGTCCGCGACCGTACCGTCCGTGACCCCGGCGGCCACCGCCCGCCCCGACGTTCCCAAGACTCCGGCGGTGTCGGAGTACTTCTACGGCCTGATCACGCAGTGCATGGCGACCGCGTCATTCGACTGGCAGGCCGACATCAGCTACGCGAACGGAGTCTTCTTGAGCGCCGACACCACAAGGGTGGAGGATGTGGCTCCGGCGCGCCAGGCCGATTTCACGCTGGCGCTCTACGGCGACACCACGGCAATGCCGTACACCTGGGAAGACACGGGCTGCTGGGGATACGCGTTGCACCTGACCGGCAACGACGGCACCTCCTAGCCAGACGTTGACGGCGGACAGTCTGTGGAAAGCAGAGGCGGTCGCGCGGTCTCGACAAGCTCGACCGGCGGGTGGGTGTGACGTATCCGTTGGTTGAGCTTGTCGAAACCTGGTGGGCCGATGTCGCGGGCGCGACGCTGGACCTGTCGCGGGGTCTCGACGGGCTCGACCGGCGAGTGGGCGTGACCCTGCACCCGTCAGGGGGTACAAGCTGGACGGCTAACGTCGGCGGGCCGCCTTGAGGGTGCGGGCGAGGAGCGCCATGGGGCCCACGAGCCGGGCGAACTCCGATCCGGTTCCGGGCAGCCGCAGCACCCCGGTGGCCAGGGAGATGGTGACCGGCTCCACGAACCGCTTGAGTCCCTCCGGGCCGTTCCGACGGCCGAGGCCTGAGCCTTTGACACCGCCCATCGGGGCGTCGACGGCGGAGAACGACCCGCGGTAGCCCTCGTTCACGTTGACACTGCCGGCCTCCAGCGCGCCGGCTACGCGCAGTCCCCGCCGGGCGGATCCGCTGAGTACTGCCGCATTCAGCCCGTAGTGGCTGTCGTTGGCGGCGAGGATGGCCTCCTGCTCGGTGTCGACCACCGACACCGACACGACCGGTCCGAACGTCTCGTCGGCGAAGCAGAGCATGACCGGGGTGACGCCGGTGAGGATCGTGGGCTCGAAGAAATATGGGCCGAGGTCTGGCCGTCCCCGGCCGCCGGCGTGCAGCGTGGCCCCGTGGGACAGCGCATCCTGCACGTGTCTGCTGACCCTGTCCAGCTGATCCTGCGAGGTGAGCGAGCCGACATCCGCCCGGTAGTCCAGGCCGGAGCCGAGCAGGAGGGCCCGGGTGACGGTGCTGAATTCCTGCAGGAAGCGGTCGGCGACCGCCCGTTGTACGTAGATGCGCTCGATCGACACACAGAGCTGACCGAGTGATGAGAAACAGGCATACGCCGCCTGCGCGGCCGCACGGTGCGGGTCGACGTCGTCGAGCACGATCATCGGGTTCTTTCCGCCCAGCTCGAGTGACGCGCCGGTGAGGGTGCTCGCCGCCTGTTCGCCCACCCGGATGCCCGTGGGCGTCGACCCGGTGAAGCACACGTAGTCGGCGCCTGCCGTGACCGCGCTGCCGATCTCGGGGCCCGGGCCGGTCACGACGGCCCAAAGATCGGCCGGTACCCCGGCGTCGATGAATGCCCGGCGCAGCATCAGGATGCTCAGCGCCCCCTGGTTGTCGGCCTTCTGCACCACCCCGCAGCCGGCGGCCAGGGCGGGGACGACGTCCATCGCGGCCAGGCTGAGCGGGAAGTTCCACGGGGTGATGACCCCGGCAACGCCCTTGGGCCGGTAGCGCACCCGGGTGGTCACGAGCAGCGGCAGGCCGGACCTGCGCCGCTCGCCGCCGAGCACTCGCCGGGCTGCGAGCGCGTTGTACCGGGTGACGCCGGCGGCCTGGAAGACCTCCTCGAAGGCCTGCCCGCGGGTCTTGCCGGTCTCGGTCTGCAGGATGTCGAGCAGGCTCTCGCGGCGGCTCAGCAGTAGGTCGTGCGCCTTCAGCAGCACCGCCCGCCGGTGGGCGAATCCGGCCCGGGCCCAGCCGATCTGGGCGAGGCGGGCGCGGGCGTAAGCATCCGCGACGTCCTGCGGGCTGCTCAGCGGCAGCGCGTGCAACGGTTGCCCGGTGAACGGGGCAATGACCGTGGCCGTGGCACCCGAGGTGGAGCGGATGTCGCGGGCGAGTTCGGCGATGAACGGGAGTTCCAACGTGGCGGAAGTCATGGGGGTCAGTCTAGACAGGTGTGCCGGAGCGCACTCCTGCCCGACCGGGTGAAACCCGGCGCAGGGTCAGCGCGGGGAGATGCCCAGGCTCAGGCCGGCCAGGCCGCGTCCGCGGGTGGCCAACCGGTCGGCGATGGCCTGAATGGCAGCCGCCGCGGGGTCGGCCGGGTCGCCGAGCACCACCGGGATGCCCGTGTCGCCGCCGCTGCGCAGGGCTACGGAGAGCGGCACCTGGCCGAGCAGCGGCACCGGGGTGTCCTGCCCGGCGGAGAGCCGGGCGGCGACCTCGGCGCCGCCTCCGGAGCCGAAGATCTCCAGCACGGTGCCGTCGGGCTGCATCAGTCCGGACATGTTCTCGATCACGCCGTAGATCGCTTGGCCGGTGTGCCGGGCCACGGCGCCGCTGCGCTCGGAGATGTCGGAGGCGGCCGGCTGCGGGGTGGTGACCACGATGACCTCGGCGTGCGGCAACAGTTGGCCCACCGAGATGGCGATGTCGCCGGTGCCCGGCGGCAGGTCGAGCAGCAGGATGTCCAGGTCGCCGAAGTAGACCTCGGTGAGGAACTGGGTGATGGTGCGGTGCAGCATCGGCCCGCGCCAGGCGACGGCCACCGAGGTGTCGTCGACGAACATGCCGATCGAGATGACCTTCACGTCGTAGCCGATCGGCGGCAGGATCATGTCGCCCACCTGGGTGGGCTTGACCATGCCGGACTGGCCGCCGGGCGTGGCCGGCGGGGTGACCAGGCCGAGCAGCCCGGGGATGGAGAAGCCGTAGACGTCGGCGTCGACGATGCCCACGCGGAGGCCTCGCGCGGCCAGCGCCACGGCCAGGTTGGCGGTGACGGTGGACTTGCCCACGCCGCCCTTGCCGCTGGTGATCGCATAGATGCGGGTGAGCGAGTCGGGGGAGAACTGCAGGCTGCGGGCGCCCTGGCCGCCGCGGAGCTTCTCGGTCATGGCGCGGCGCTGCTCGGGAGTCATCACCGAAACGACGACGCGGGCCAGGCCCTGGCCGACGACGGATTCGGTCGCCTCACGCACATCCGTCTCGATGCGGGTCGCCGCCGGGCAGCCGGCGATGGTGAGCCGGATGTCCACCGTGGCGCCGCCGTCGGCGTCGATCGTGACACCCGACACCATGTCGAGCTCGGTGATGGGTTTGCGGATCTCCGGGTCGATGACTTGGGCGAGGGCGGCCCGTACCCGATTCTCAGTCAATCGGGTGCGCCTCCTGGGCGCTGCGGCGATCGGCGGCGGCACGGCTGATGCTGCCCTCACGTTCCCGGCTCTCGAGCTCGCGGCTCTCGCGGTCGCGGGCTGCCTCGCTTTCCCGGCGCGCCTGCTCGTCGCGCTGGTCGAGGTTGTCGAGCATGGCGCGCAGCTCAGCGCGGAGGAAGTCCTTTGAGGCGAGGTCCTTCATCCCCAGGCGGAGCGCCACGACCTCACGGGCGAGGTACTCAGTGTCGGCCAGGTTGCGTTCGGCGCGCTGCCGGTCCTGCTCGAACTGCACCCGGTCGCGGTCGTCCTGCCGGTTCTGCGCGAGCAGGATCAGCGGAGCGGCGTACGACGCCTGGAGCGAGAGCACCAGGGTGAGCGCGATGAAGCCGAGCTCGATCGAGTCGAATCGCAGGTTGATCGGGGAGAGGGTGTTCCAGCTGATCCAGAAGACCGTGAAGAGGGTCAGGCCCAGCAGGAACCAGGGGGTGCCCATGCCGCGGGCGATCGCCTCGGTGAGCCGGCCGAACCTGTCGTTGCTGCGTCCGTTGCGCTTGCGCCCGACCAGGTTGGTGGTGCGCAGCCCTTTGGGCGTGTCGAGGCGGAGCTCCGACTTGTTAGCTCGTGCCATTGTCGTGCCTCCGTCCACCCGGTAGCGGGATACTTCCTGTCATCAGCTGGGTTCTGGCCGTGGCACGTTTACGCACCTCGTCGTTGCCGTCGTGACTTCGCCAGTCATCCGGCAGCAGGTAGTCGAGCACGTCATCAATCGTCACCACCCCGACGAGTCGGTGGTTGTCGTCGACGACCGGAACGGAGACGAGGTCGTAGCTGGCGAGAATACGGGTGACCTCGGCCGCCGAGGTGTCCGCGGTGACGGGCTCCAGACCCAGGTCGAGCAGGGTGCCGAGGCGTTCGTGCGGCGGGTAGCGCAGCATCCGTTGGAAGTGCACCATGCCCAGGAACCGGCCGGTGGGAGGCTCGTAGGGCGGCAGGGTGACGCAGATCGCCGCGCCCAGTGCGGGCGCCAGGTCGTGCCGGCGGATGAGCGCGAGGCCCTCGGCGACGGTGGCGTCGGCCGAGACGATGATCGGCTCGGTGGTCATCAGACCGCCGGCGGTGTCCGGGGCGTAGGAGAGTAGGAACCGCACGTCGTCGGCTTCCTCCGGCTCCATGAGGTCGAGCAGCTGCTCGCCGCGCTCCTCCGGCAATTGCGCGATGAGGTCGGCGGCGTCGTCGGGCTGCATGTGGTCGAGCACCTCGGCGGCGCGCGAGTCGCCGAGCCGGGTGAGGATGCCCACCTGCTCGCTCTCGGGCATCTCCTCGAGCACATCGGCCAGACGGCCGTCCGGCAGTTCCTCGGCTACCTCGAACATGCGCTGCCTGGGCAGGTCGAGCAGGGTGTTGGCGAGGTCGGCGGGCTTCATATCCGAGTACGTGGCGATGAGCTGCTCGGCCGACTGGGACTCGCCCGCGGTGACCTTCTCGTAGACCTCGTCCCAGTTGGCGAAGGCCGTGGCGCCCTTGGCGAACAGCGACGAGCTGGCCTTGGGCCGGCGCACGAACAACTGGCTGATCGCCCAGTCGCCCTGGGCGGACTCCTCGATTGCGACGTCTTCGATGGTTGCCTCGCCCGAACCGTCGTTGAACGCGACGCGGCGGCCGAGCATCTCGGCAATCACCCGCACCTCACCGCCGCGCTGCTCGAAGCGGCGCACGTTGATCAGGCCCGTGGTGATGATCTGGCCGCTGCCGATGCTGGTGACCCGGCCGATCGAGACGAACACCCGGCGTTTGCCGGGGATTTCGACGATCAGGCCGACTACACGGGGCGGGTCGTCTTTTCGGTAGACCACCAGCACGTCGCGGACCTTGCCCACGCGGTCGCCCGCGGGGTCGAAGACGTTGCACCCGGCCAGTCGGGCGACGAAAACTCTGGTGTTTGCCACACCTCTAACTTAGCTTGTGCACGCCGCACGGCACCCGTGACACCGTGCCGCGCCCAGGGCACTCTGCGGCCGGCCGAGGCCGGCGTTTGCGACCGGCGTTGAGGCCCTCATCGGGGCATTCTCCCACTGGATGCACAGCGGCCCCTGCTGGTACGCGAGTGGATCGTGGAAGAATGGGGGGCATGTCCTCTCAGAGCCCCTTCGGCGGCCGCGCCGCCGCACTGTATCCGGTCCTGCCCAAGGGCGAGGTCGTGGCCACGTACGAGACCTACAACGAGGCCCAGCTGGCCGTGGACGTTCTCGCGAAGGCCGACTTCCCCGTCAAGCAGCTGTCCATCGTGGGCAACGACCTCAAGACCGTTGAACGGGTGACCGGCAAACTCACCTGGAGCCGGGTCGCGTTGGCTGGGGCGGCATCCGGTGCCTGGCTCGGGGTGTTCTTCGGGTTGCTGTTCTTCATCTTCTCGCCGGATGGCGCCGGCTTGCCGTTCGTTTTCGCGGCCGTGCTCATGGGCGCCGGCTTCGGCATGCTGTTCGGACTGGTGAGCTACGCGCTCAACCGCCGCCGCAAGGACTTCACCTCGACCATGCAGGTGATCGCCGGCAATTACCAGGTGATCGTGAACGTCGAACTGCTCAACAAGGCCCGCAACCTGCTGTCCGGCCAGGCCGAGCCCGCTGCCGCCGCTGGTGTGCACCCGTCCGACCCGCCGCGCTCGGCCCCTGAGCCGCCCGCTGCCGGCGGACCGACACCGCCGTCGAACCAGCCGCCCGCATACGGTGAGACCGGACCGACCGAGCAGCCGACCGCGCCGCCCGCGTACGGTCAGCCGGCCCCGCCCGTGTCGGCCCCGCCGGCGGCCGGACCGCCGCCCGTGGCCGAGCCCCCGGTCTCCGGCCCGGTCGACCCGGCCCGCTAACCCGCCGCTCGCCTGCTTACCGTTCCCGAAGCGGACAATTGCGCCCGGTGCGCCGGGTGCAGATGTCCGGACGGGGACCAGTTGTGGGTGCTTAGGCCTGCAGTGCGGCCATCCAGGCCTCGACGGCTGCCGAGTCCCGCGGGATACCGGCCGAGAGGTTCTCGGCGCCGGTCTCGGTGATCAGGATGTCGTCTTCGATGCGCACGCCGATGCCGCGGTACTCGGCCGGCACCGTGAGGTCGTCGAGCTGGAAATACAGGCCGGGCTCGATGGTGAAGACCATGCCGGGCTCGATCACGCCGTCGATGTACATGTCGCGGCGGGCCTGGGCGCAGTCGTGCACGTCGAGGCCGAGGTGGTGGCTGGTGCCGTGCACCATGTAGCGACGGTGCTGGCCGTTTTCCGGCAGCAGCGCCTCCTCGGCGGTGACGGGCAGCATGCCCCAGTCGGCGGTGTGCCGGGCGATCACGGCCATCGCGGCCGCGTGCACCTCCCGGAAGACGGCGCCCGGCTTGGCGACCAGGAAGGCCGCGTCGGCGGCCTCGCGCACGGCGTCGTAGACGCGGCGCTGCACATCCGTGAAGGTGCCGGTGACCGGCAGGGTGCGGGTGATGTCGGCGGTGTAGTAGCTGTCCACCTCGACGCCGGCGTCGAGCAGCATCACGTCGCCCGGCACGACGGGTCCGTCGTTGCGGGTCCAGTGCAGGATGCAGGCGTGCGGGCCGGAGGCGGCGATGGTGTCGTAACCGACGGTGTTGCCGTCCACGCGGGCGCGGGTGTTGAAGACGCCCTCCACCAGGCGCTCGCCGCGCTCGTGGCTGCTGGAGCGGGGCAGGTCACGGATGACGTCTTCGAAGCCGCGGGCGGTGGCCGCCACGGCGAGGCGCATCTGGCCGATCTCGTAGGCGTCCTTGACCAGGCGCAGCTCGGACAGGTCGCGGGCGAGGACTGCATCCGCGTCGTGTTCGCTGTTGATCTCGATGCTGAACGGGGCGTCGGACGCGTTGGCCGTGAGCATCCGCTCGGCGGAGTTGCGGAGGCGGGCGTCGTCGACCTGGCCGGTGAGGAACGGGTCGGCCTCGCGCACGAGCAGGGTCTCGCTGTCGACGCGGCCGAGAACCGCGGCGAAGTCGTCGATGCCGCGCACCGTGACGGAGAGGTCGCTGGCCACCTGGGCGATGGAGGGCCGCGGGCCGATCCAGAACTCGCCGATCTCGGAGTTGGCGTAGAACTCGTCTGAGTCACGGCCGGCGCGCTCCCGGAAGTACACGGTGGCCTCGTGGCCGGCGGCGGTGGGCTCGAAGACGAGCACGGCACCGGGTTCGGAGTCGCTGCCCCATCCGGTGAGGTGGGCGAAGGCGGAGTGCGCGCGGAACGCGTAGTCGGTGTCGTTGGCGCGCTGCTTGAGCCGGCCGGCCGGAACGATCAGGCGCTGACCCGGGTAGAGCTTGGAGACCCGCTCGCGCCGGGCGGCGGCGAACGGCGCCTGCTCCCGGGCCGGCGGCAGCTCGTCGGTGCGCTCGGCCCAACCGCTGGAGATGAACTCCTTGAACCCTTCCGAGCCGGGCGTGGTGGACCGGTTCTCGTTCGAGCGGGCGGCGGGGGCAGGGGCGGTGTCGGTGGAATCAGCCATGCCCCCATTCTCCCACCCGCACCGCACCGGATGCGCGAGGGAGCAGCCGGGCAGGCTCAGCCGGCGGGAGAGAGGGTCGCCACGATGGGGCGGTGGTCGCTGCCCGCGGCGTCTTCGGTCTGGATCACGTTCATGCCGTCCACCTGCCAATTGGCGGTGGCCAGCACATGGTCGATGGGGGAGCCGAGCAGGGTGGGGGCCCAGGTGGGCCAGGTGCCCACGCCGGCGGCGCCCGCGGCCAGGGCGGCATCCCGGCAGGAGCCGAGCTCGGTGTCGGCGGTGTCGGCCCGGCCGGCGAAGTGGTCAAGGGTGGCGTTGAAGTCGCCGGCCATGATCACGCCGTCGATGCCGGAGCCGCTTGCATCGCACTGCTCGGCCAGCCAATCCAGGTCGGAGCGCCAGTTGGTCATCTCCCATTGGATCGGCGAGACGGCATGCACGGCCACGATCGTGGGGCCGGTGCCGTCGACGGGTTCCGCCACCACCGTGGGCAGCACGTTCGTGTTGCCGGGCGGTCCGGATCCCTCCGCGGACGTGACTGTGTAGTCGCCCAAGTCCGGGCTGATCAGCAGCGTGGTCGAGCGGGCCTTGGAGATGAGGTCGAACGACACCGTGTGCACCCACATGGGCCGGCCGGCGGCGCGCATGGCCTCGGCGACCAGCACCCCGGTTTCCTCGGTGGTCTCGGGCAAGGTGACCACATCGGCCTGCTCAGCCAGGGCGAGCGCGGCGATGGCGTCGGCGCCCGGTTCGTCGCCGAGGGTGTTCCAGCTCAGCACGGTGATCGATGCCGTCGCGTCGGCGTCCGTCGCGGCGTCTGCCGACGCATCCGCCGACTCTGAGACATCCGCCGCCTGCGCCGAAGCGGGCAGGGCGGATGCGGCGCCCCGGTGCAGCAGGACGCCCACGTTGACCGCGCTGAACAGCGCCAGGAACACCATCAGGAGCGCCGTCGTGCCCCGAAAAGACCGCGCGAGAAGAAACAGGGCCGTGAGCGCCACCAGCAGTGCGGCGGCGACCACCACGGCGAGGCCGCGCAGCGAGACCGCGTGCGCCACCACCCAGGTGTTCTGCAGGCCGAAGAACTGCGGCCAGGCCAGGACGGTGAGAACCGCCAGCGCCGCCACGACGATCAGGGTGCGGAAGAGGAAGGAGAACATAGATGAGTCACTGTAAGCGACCTGGGTGCATTCCGCGGCCAACTAGCATGGGGGAATGGCAGTCGAACGGCGTTTCACGGGTCCGATCGACCTGCACACCCACTCCAGCGTCTCCGACGGTACCGAGACTCCGTCGCA
It encodes the following:
- a CDS encoding endonuclease/exonuclease/phosphatase family protein, whose product is MFSFLFRTLIVVAALAVLTVLAWPQFFGLQNTWVVAHAVSLRGLAVVVAAALLVALTALFLLARSFRGTTALLMVFLALFSAVNVGVLLHRGAASALPASAQAADVSESADASADAATDADATASITVLSWNTLGDEPGADAIAALALAEQADVVTLPETTEETGVLVAEAMRAAGRPMWVHTVSFDLISKARSTTLLISPDLGDYTVTSAEGSGPPGNTNVLPTVVAEPVDGTGPTIVAVHAVSPIQWEMTNWRSDLDWLAEQCDASGSGIDGVIMAGDFNATLDHFAGRADTADTELGSCRDAALAAGAAGVGTWPTWAPTLLGSPIDHVLATANWQVDGMNVIQTEDAAGSDHRPIVATLSPAG